From the genome of Haloterrigena sp. KLK7, one region includes:
- a CDS encoding metal-dependent hydrolase: MYQVGHYGTALVAYAPLGTAVALAGHETTAILGALACVALSTLPDCDHRVPLVEHRGPTHSLAFALLVGAGLAGIAAMLVDAGSPLLGVGLVGFAFAVGALSICSHLLADALTPMGIRPLWPLSNRRYTLAVTRAANPLANYALLGVGVGAVLAGAVVVAALG, encoded by the coding sequence ATGTATCAGGTCGGCCACTACGGGACGGCGCTGGTCGCGTACGCGCCACTCGGCACCGCCGTCGCCCTCGCCGGACACGAGACGACGGCGATACTCGGGGCGCTCGCCTGCGTCGCGCTCTCGACGCTTCCCGACTGCGACCACAGAGTGCCGCTCGTCGAGCACCGCGGTCCGACCCACTCGCTGGCGTTCGCCCTGCTGGTCGGCGCCGGCCTCGCCGGGATCGCCGCGATGCTCGTCGACGCCGGCTCGCCGCTGCTCGGCGTCGGCCTCGTCGGCTTCGCCTTCGCCGTCGGCGCGCTCTCGATCTGCTCGCATCTCCTCGCGGACGCGCTGACGCCGATGGGGATCCGTCCCCTCTGGCCGCTCTCGAATCGTCGCTACACGCTCGCGGTCACGAGAGCGGCGAATCCGCTGGCCAACTACGCGCTGCTCGGCGTCGGCGTCGGAGCGGTACTCGCGGGTGCGGTCGTCGTCGCCGCGCTCGGCTGA
- a CDS encoding HTR-like protein, with the protein MKRLPLGIPRLDRMIGGGAPAGSVVLLAGEAGAGAREFSYTSAVMNGLADAAPDEFDRYYGDLESGAELPDAVHYVSFTDERAAIVDEMGLVMDDGLVDAGTDGVSVVELAESYFQLTPVPTDWYAERATDITGLGDRTGRSDVLEALGEYLTEHAAGSLVVIDSVTDLVATADDRLAWSDLTVLLKGLKRAAHRWGGVILLLVNAEALEPTELGRLKEATDGTLLFEWESGGSERARTLVVEQFRGVLSRLEDEDIVRFETAINDSGFDISNVRKIR; encoded by the coding sequence ATGAAACGGCTGCCGCTCGGAATCCCGAGACTCGACCGGATGATCGGCGGGGGCGCGCCCGCCGGCAGCGTCGTGTTGCTCGCGGGCGAGGCGGGGGCCGGCGCGCGGGAGTTCTCCTACACGAGCGCAGTGATGAACGGCCTCGCCGACGCGGCGCCCGACGAGTTCGACCGCTACTACGGCGACCTCGAGTCGGGGGCCGAACTCCCCGACGCGGTCCACTACGTCTCGTTTACCGACGAGCGGGCGGCGATCGTCGACGAGATGGGGCTGGTCATGGACGACGGACTCGTCGACGCGGGGACGGACGGCGTCTCCGTCGTCGAACTCGCGGAGTCGTACTTCCAGTTGACGCCGGTGCCGACGGACTGGTACGCCGAGCGCGCGACCGATATCACCGGCCTCGGTGATCGAACCGGTCGCAGCGACGTCCTCGAGGCGCTGGGCGAGTACCTGACCGAGCACGCCGCGGGGAGTCTCGTCGTGATCGACTCCGTGACCGACCTCGTCGCGACGGCCGACGACCGGCTGGCGTGGTCGGACCTGACGGTCCTGTTGAAGGGACTCAAACGCGCCGCCCACCGCTGGGGCGGCGTCATCCTGCTGCTTGTCAACGCGGAGGCCCTCGAGCCGACGGAGCTGGGGCGCCTGAAGGAGGCCACCGACGGGACCCTGCTGTTCGAGTGGGAGAGCGGCGGCTCCGAGCGCGCCCGCACCCTCGTCGTCGAACAGTTCCGCGGCGTCCTCTCGCGACTCGAGGACGAAGACATCGTCCGGTTCGAGACGGCGATCAACGACAGCGGATTCGATATCAGTAACGTCCGCAAGATCCGTTGA
- a CDS encoding M24 family metallopeptidase, protein MEKRERLEAYLESNDLNSVWFARPNSFAWLTGGNNVVDRETDAGVAAVGYDGTDLRIVTDTIEADRIAAEELPDLDADEVSIERFPWHDSSLEAAIAARVGDDERAAADVDAPGLERVDPTTLRQPLTKRDRERYRRLGQETAAAVESVCRELRSEDTEHEVASALRVALSARDVEAPVVLVGGAERAQRYRHYTPTEAELGDYALVSVTTQRAGLHASCTRTVAFDPPSWLEDRHATAARVEATALAATQTAAGDGGDAATAGDVFAAIQDAYDALGYAGEWERHHQGGAAGFAGREWIATPDHDAPVTAPMAYAWNPTVEGAKSEDTHLVTEDEVESLTDTDDWPTTTARAVEFDLELERPDVLTLED, encoded by the coding sequence ATGGAGAAACGCGAACGCCTCGAGGCCTACCTCGAGTCGAACGATCTCAATTCGGTCTGGTTCGCCCGACCGAACTCGTTCGCCTGGCTGACCGGGGGGAACAACGTCGTCGACCGCGAGACCGACGCCGGCGTCGCCGCCGTCGGCTACGACGGGACGGACCTGCGAATCGTGACGGACACCATCGAAGCCGATCGCATCGCCGCCGAGGAGCTACCGGACCTCGACGCGGACGAGGTCTCGATCGAGCGGTTCCCGTGGCACGATTCGTCGCTCGAGGCGGCCATCGCGGCCCGCGTCGGCGACGACGAACGGGCCGCCGCGGACGTCGACGCGCCGGGCCTCGAGCGCGTCGATCCGACGACGCTCCGCCAGCCGTTGACGAAGCGCGACCGCGAGCGCTACCGACGGCTGGGTCAGGAGACGGCCGCCGCCGTCGAGTCGGTCTGTCGGGAACTGCGGAGCGAGGACACGGAACACGAGGTCGCCTCGGCCCTGCGAGTCGCACTCTCCGCCCGGGACGTCGAGGCGCCCGTCGTCCTCGTCGGCGGCGCCGAACGCGCCCAGCGGTACCGCCACTACACGCCGACCGAGGCCGAACTCGGCGACTACGCGCTCGTCTCCGTGACGACCCAGCGGGCCGGCCTCCACGCGAGCTGTACGCGAACCGTCGCCTTCGATCCGCCGTCGTGGCTCGAGGACCGCCACGCGACCGCGGCCCGCGTCGAGGCGACGGCGCTGGCGGCGACGCAGACGGCGGCCGGGGACGGCGGGGACGCGGCGACGGCCGGGGACGTCTTCGCGGCGATTCAGGACGCCTACGACGCGCTCGGCTACGCGGGCGAGTGGGAACGTCATCACCAGGGCGGCGCCGCCGGCTTCGCGGGCCGGGAATGGATCGCGACGCCCGACCACGACGCGCCGGTGACGGCGCCGATGGCCTACGCCTGGAACCCGACCGTCGAGGGCGCGAAGAGCGAAGACACCCACCTCGTCACCGAGGACGAGGTCGAGTCGCTGACGGACACGGACGACTGGCCGACGACGACGGCCCGGGCCGTCGAGTTCGATCTGGAACTCGAGCGGCCGGACGTGCTGACGCTCGAGGACTGA
- a CDS encoding bacterio-opsin activator domain-containing protein — protein sequence MSLVATVVVPAAAFPLGSLLDLDEDVTLTVETTVPTGESVVPYFWAPADVADSIVDTLESDQTVAAVSIVDETDDHVLVKIAWDDSVNGVLESIRERDVIVTSAVGTETRWTFRLRFPSSEDLSAFYSSCLERDISIELVRLHETGEPSGGRGFGLTTAQRELLIAAYEAGYFDVPRRTTLVELGDRLDVSDSAVSQRLRRGLAELIGSTIAAEAGSGPTPLSRRLDAELEIDAQQDH from the coding sequence ATGAGTCTCGTCGCGACGGTCGTCGTCCCGGCCGCGGCGTTCCCGCTCGGGTCGCTGCTCGACCTGGACGAGGACGTGACGCTGACCGTCGAGACGACGGTCCCGACCGGCGAGTCGGTCGTCCCGTACTTCTGGGCGCCGGCCGACGTCGCCGACTCGATCGTCGACACCCTCGAGTCCGACCAGACGGTCGCTGCCGTCTCGATCGTCGACGAAACCGACGATCACGTCCTCGTCAAGATCGCGTGGGACGACAGCGTCAACGGCGTCCTCGAGTCGATCCGCGAGCGCGACGTGATCGTCACGAGCGCCGTCGGCACCGAGACCCGCTGGACGTTCCGCCTCCGGTTTCCGTCCTCCGAGGATCTGTCGGCCTTCTACAGCAGTTGCCTCGAGCGGGACATCTCGATCGAACTCGTCCGGCTCCACGAGACCGGCGAGCCGAGCGGCGGCCGCGGGTTCGGCCTGACGACGGCGCAGCGGGAACTGCTGATCGCCGCCTACGAGGCCGGCTATTTCGACGTGCCGCGGCGGACGACGCTGGTCGAACTGGGCGACCGACTCGACGTCTCCGACTCGGCGGTCTCGCAGCGACTGCGCCGCGGCCTCGCGGAACTCATCGGCTCGACGATCGCAGCCGAGGCCGGCAGCGGACCGACGCCGCTCTCGCGTCGACTGGACGCGGAACTCGAGATCGACGCGCAGCAGGATCACTGA
- a CDS encoding transcription factor S: MQFCDDCGSMMKAQGDRMVCTNEDCGASSERDREQEDAFVTTESQTDDDVIESDENANFEGKPKATDVICDECENQEAWYTLKQTASADEPPTRFFKCTECGHRWRGYN, encoded by the coding sequence ATGCAGTTCTGCGACGATTGCGGTTCGATGATGAAAGCCCAGGGCGATCGCATGGTCTGTACGAACGAGGACTGCGGCGCCTCGAGCGAGCGCGACCGCGAGCAGGAAGACGCGTTCGTCACCACCGAGTCCCAGACCGACGACGACGTGATCGAGTCCGACGAGAACGCCAACTTCGAGGGGAAGCCGAAGGCGACGGACGTGATCTGCGACGAGTGCGAGAATCAGGAGGCGTGGTACACGCTCAAACAGACCGCCTCGGCCGACGAACCGCCGACGCGCTTCTTCAAGTGCACCGAGTGCGGCCACCGCTGGCGCGGCTACAACTGA
- a CDS encoding uracil-DNA glycosylase family protein yields the protein MKNVTERTSNPFGLRPPFDRTGPDERTAVFGYGDANADFHVIGDHPDVHGGRSTGVPFTETEAGVAIQELAREVGFASGPTDRPDLENLYYSYIHMCCLPAGETPSDDSYADLERFFDAELRAINAHILLPVGERATDHVLREYTTQRGRLDLDMAALHAREIRGRGFLIVPIRDPTEWEDTDEEAIVARLEAILGRDYRQTKGVATLVG from the coding sequence GTGAAGAACGTTACAGAGCGGACGAGCAACCCGTTCGGACTGCGACCACCGTTCGATCGGACCGGTCCCGACGAGCGGACGGCCGTCTTCGGCTACGGCGACGCCAACGCCGACTTCCACGTGATCGGCGACCACCCCGACGTCCACGGCGGGCGGTCGACGGGCGTACCGTTCACCGAAACCGAGGCCGGCGTCGCGATTCAGGAGCTCGCTCGCGAGGTCGGCTTCGCCAGCGGGCCGACCGATCGCCCCGACCTCGAGAACCTGTACTACAGCTACATCCACATGTGCTGTCTCCCGGCCGGGGAGACGCCGAGCGACGATTCCTACGCCGACCTCGAGCGGTTCTTCGACGCCGAACTCCGGGCGATCAACGCCCACATCCTGCTGCCGGTCGGCGAGCGGGCGACCGACCACGTCCTCCGGGAGTACACCACCCAACGGGGGCGACTCGACCTCGACATGGCCGCGCTGCACGCCCGCGAGATCCGCGGACGAGGGTTCCTGATCGTTCCGATCCGGGACCCCACCGAGTGGGAGGACACCGACGAAGAGGCGATCGTCGCGCGACTCGAGGCGATCCTGGGACGCGATTACCGCCAGACGAAGGGCGTCGCGACGCTGGTCGGCTGA
- a CDS encoding plastocyanin/azurin family copper-binding protein, producing the protein MDRRQILKAAGVTSTIPLASGLGAARGDERGQGGDGRDHGRERRACSQSQCIHPVLGYSGLEGEAKMPAPLRPQYEVDLITRPPDAESERPLPEFFFEPTGLSVEPGDVVRFNLETPDHTVTAYHPQLGRQRRVPEGVPAFSSPVLGTGTFWLYRFDQPGVYDVLCAPHEIFGMVGRIVVGDPPTEPDFGPSGPVEMDGEEVELRPPALTAELVYQDPLLDPTTIAERGSVGWDDLAPESKEVLLEFPEPPAE; encoded by the coding sequence ATGGATCGCAGGCAGATCCTCAAGGCGGCTGGCGTAACGTCGACGATCCCGCTCGCGTCCGGACTCGGCGCCGCACGCGGTGACGAGCGCGGACAGGGGGGCGACGGCCGAGATCACGGACGGGAACGGCGGGCGTGTTCCCAATCGCAGTGTATCCACCCGGTGCTCGGCTACTCGGGCCTCGAGGGCGAGGCGAAGATGCCGGCGCCGCTACGACCCCAGTACGAGGTCGATCTGATCACGAGACCGCCGGACGCCGAATCGGAGCGGCCGCTGCCGGAGTTCTTCTTCGAGCCGACCGGTCTGTCCGTCGAGCCCGGCGACGTGGTCCGTTTCAATCTGGAAACGCCCGATCACACCGTGACCGCGTATCATCCGCAACTCGGCCGGCAACGCCGCGTCCCCGAGGGAGTCCCGGCGTTCTCGTCGCCGGTTCTGGGCACGGGAACGTTCTGGCTCTACCGATTCGATCAGCCGGGCGTCTACGACGTCCTGTGTGCACCCCACGAGATCTTCGGGATGGTCGGACGGATCGTCGTCGGCGATCCGCCGACGGAGCCGGACTTCGGCCCGTCGGGGCCGGTCGAGATGGACGGCGAGGAAGTCGAGCTCCGACCGCCGGCGCTCACTGCGGAACTGGTGTATCAGGATCCGCTGCTGGATCCGACGACGATCGCGGAACGGGGGAGCGTCGGCTGGGACGACCTCGCTCCGGAGAGCAAAGAGGTGCTGCTCGAGTTCCCCGAGCCGCCGGCGGAGTGA
- a CDS encoding DNA polymerase IV yields the protein MSEGPRLPGVETDGEDEDRIVCHVDADCFYASCERLREPELRGEPVVVGMGYEPGETIGAVATASYEAREFGVESAQAISTALENLPRRAALTEDADDYDSDLTREETGFYRPVDMDYYESVASEVREILHDCADVVREVSIDEAYLDVTERTAWEVADGFARHVKDRIRREVGVTVSVGVAPTMSAAKIASDFDKPDGLTVVRPGEVREFLAPLEVDLLHGVGPVTARELREMGLETAADVAAADPEPLVEAFGERGRELYDRARGDDDRRVEPKGEPKSFSRESAFADPVSDPDPKYEQIETLASAVADRAQREGALYRTVGVKAVLPPYDVNTRARSLSGPVDDPDLVERIARDLFTEFEADPVRKVGVRVANLEFAAADQASLDGWERRADEQRADGSGASDAGSSDDGSESTDDESESTEETSDGDSESADDSGDGDEAASIDAARGLVDGQSSLTDFADR from the coding sequence ATGTCCGAGGGGCCGCGGCTGCCGGGCGTCGAGACGGACGGAGAGGACGAGGACCGCATCGTCTGTCACGTCGACGCCGACTGCTTCTACGCCTCCTGCGAGCGGTTGCGCGAGCCCGAACTGCGGGGCGAACCCGTCGTCGTCGGGATGGGCTACGAACCCGGCGAGACGATCGGTGCCGTCGCCACCGCCAGCTACGAGGCCCGCGAGTTCGGCGTCGAGAGCGCCCAGGCCATCTCGACGGCCCTCGAGAACCTGCCCAGACGCGCCGCGCTCACGGAGGACGCCGACGACTACGACTCCGACCTCACCCGCGAGGAGACGGGCTTCTACCGACCCGTCGACATGGACTACTACGAGTCGGTCGCGAGCGAGGTCCGCGAGATCCTCCACGACTGCGCCGACGTCGTGCGGGAGGTGAGCATCGACGAGGCCTACCTCGACGTGACCGAGCGGACCGCCTGGGAGGTCGCCGACGGCTTCGCTCGCCACGTCAAGGACCGCATCCGCCGCGAGGTCGGCGTCACCGTCAGCGTGGGCGTCGCCCCGACGATGAGCGCGGCCAAGATCGCCAGCGACTTCGACAAGCCCGACGGGCTCACGGTCGTCCGGCCCGGCGAGGTGCGGGAGTTCCTGGCCCCGCTCGAGGTCGACCTGCTCCACGGCGTCGGCCCCGTGACGGCCCGGGAGTTGCGGGAGATGGGCCTCGAGACCGCGGCCGACGTCGCCGCCGCCGATCCGGAGCCGCTGGTCGAGGCGTTCGGCGAGCGCGGTCGGGAACTGTACGACCGCGCCCGCGGCGACGACGACCGCCGGGTCGAACCGAAGGGCGAACCCAAGAGCTTCTCGCGGGAATCGGCCTTCGCCGACCCCGTCTCGGACCCCGACCCGAAGTACGAACAGATCGAGACGCTCGCGTCGGCGGTCGCCGACCGAGCCCAGCGCGAAGGGGCGCTGTACCGCACCGTCGGCGTCAAGGCCGTCCTACCGCCGTACGACGTCAACACGCGCGCTCGGTCCCTCTCCGGGCCGGTCGACGACCCCGATCTCGTCGAGCGCATCGCTCGCGACCTCTTCACCGAGTTCGAAGCCGACCCCGTCCGCAAGGTCGGCGTCCGGGTCGCCAACCTCGAGTTCGCGGCCGCCGATCAGGCCAGCCTCGACGGCTGGGAGCGACGCGCCGACGAGCAGCGAGCCGACGGCAGCGGGGCGAGTGACGCCGGTTCGAGCGACGATGGGAGCGAATCGACCGACGACGAATCCGAATCGACCGAGGAGACGAGCGACGGCGACTCCGAATCGGCCGACGACTCGGGCGACGGTGACGAAGCGGCGTCTATCGACGCCGCTCGAGGCCTCGTGGACGGGCAGTCATCGCTGACCGACTTCGCTGACCGGTGA
- a CDS encoding DnaJ domain-containing protein has product MTEDFYDLLDVPSDASQDEIKTAYREQVRVYHPDHNDDDRARAQFTAVKKAYDILGDPVERQAYDRLGHEDYVAKRTSGLPSADVWRSSDDTTDDGDDEPERATATAGASATGTTGATSTSTTGSRSTAGSGTGTASSASTSSASASSTSTATGSTANAAGTTSSADAATSSSAAGTGGTGSTGTRTAGRTTTETTGTTGTATSNADTETGWLGDNAVARWWRRQNFSLPLIWLSVLVYLTGLGHFALANRSGLETLRAELAAAGTEPDAIAATLSSGRYGIDSSVAYLTAFELVAPPLEEPLWPAALAGAVCLTLLTLLGVRAYRDGETWGPVSIDETIVVALAVTAATVLVGGPLLAGAVLMPMLFAVIVRHTRRGPGWKPSYLYVLPVLAPLAGFGAAMIGEATLAIDLATLVALPIVGGLGLPLRATIRKHFGW; this is encoded by the coding sequence ATGACTGAGGACTTCTACGACCTTCTCGACGTCCCTTCCGACGCCTCCCAGGACGAAATCAAGACCGCCTATCGCGAACAGGTACGGGTCTACCATCCCGACCACAACGACGACGATCGGGCTCGAGCGCAGTTCACGGCGGTCAAGAAAGCCTACGACATCCTCGGCGATCCCGTCGAGCGCCAGGCCTACGACCGCCTCGGCCACGAGGACTACGTCGCGAAGCGAACCAGCGGCCTCCCCTCGGCGGACGTCTGGCGATCGAGCGACGACACGACGGACGACGGGGACGACGAGCCGGAGCGAGCGACGGCGACCGCGGGCGCATCGGCGACCGGGACGACCGGGGCGACGTCGACGTCGACGACGGGGTCGCGGTCGACCGCCGGCTCGGGGACGGGAACCGCCTCGAGCGCGTCGACCTCAAGTGCGTCGGCCTCGAGCACGTCGACCGCAACGGGATCGACCGCGAACGCGGCGGGAACGACCTCCAGCGCGGACGCCGCGACGAGTTCCAGCGCCGCGGGGACGGGTGGGACCGGTTCGACCGGAACGAGGACAGCGGGTCGAACGACGACCGAGACAACGGGAACGACGGGAACGGCCACGTCGAACGCGGACACCGAAACCGGCTGGCTCGGCGACAACGCCGTCGCCCGCTGGTGGCGCCGCCAGAACTTCTCGCTGCCGCTGATCTGGCTGTCGGTCCTCGTCTATCTCACCGGGCTCGGCCACTTCGCGCTGGCCAACCGATCGGGCCTCGAGACCCTGCGCGCCGAACTGGCCGCCGCCGGCACCGAGCCCGATGCCATCGCGGCGACGCTCTCGAGCGGACGCTACGGGATCGACTCGAGCGTCGCGTATCTGACGGCGTTCGAACTCGTCGCGCCGCCGCTCGAGGAGCCGCTGTGGCCCGCCGCGCTGGCCGGCGCGGTCTGCCTGACGCTCCTGACGTTGCTCGGCGTGCGCGCCTATCGGGACGGCGAAACGTGGGGGCCGGTGTCGATCGACGAGACGATCGTCGTCGCGCTCGCCGTGACCGCGGCGACCGTCCTCGTCGGCGGCCCGCTGCTGGCCGGCGCGGTGCTCATGCCGATGCTGTTCGCCGTGATCGTCCGTCACACCAGACGTGGGCCGGGCTGGAAACCGTCGTACCTGTACGTCCTGCCCGTGCTCGCGCCGCTGGCCGGATTCGGCGCGGCGATGATCGGCGAGGCAACGCTGGCGATCGATCTCGCGACGCTGGTCGCGCTGCCGATCGTCGGCGGGCTGGGGCTGCCGCTGCGAGCGACGATCCGGAAACACTTCGGCTGGTAG
- a CDS encoding DUF5518 domain-containing protein, with the protein MDSDATDTPPPIDTYGTDSNSRSDSNAVVNALIGGGVGIVLSFLPGSTLLGGAVAGYLEGGGTDESLRVGTLAGLVMLVPFLLFGLVALVFLGFAGSGSLGVLAVFLLLASALYTVGLSIVGAVIGLALGNEL; encoded by the coding sequence ATGGACTCCGACGCGACCGACACGCCGCCGCCGATCGACACCTACGGGACGGATTCGAACTCGAGGTCGGACTCGAACGCGGTCGTCAACGCCCTGATCGGCGGCGGCGTCGGGATCGTGCTGTCGTTCCTTCCGGGATCGACGCTTCTCGGCGGGGCCGTCGCCGGCTATCTCGAGGGCGGCGGGACGGACGAGAGCCTGCGCGTCGGCACGCTCGCGGGGCTCGTCATGCTCGTCCCGTTCCTGTTGTTCGGACTGGTCGCCCTCGTTTTCCTGGGATTCGCCGGCTCCGGCTCGCTCGGCGTGCTGGCCGTTTTCCTCCTGTTGGCCAGCGCGCTGTACACCGTCGGACTGAGTATCGTCGGCGCGGTGATCGGACTCGCGCTCGGAAACGAACTGTGA
- a CDS encoding helix-turn-helix domain-containing protein has translation MASDDTDEHRVDDGSGQPHRDEPTDPLEESLLESGEEGDSAERRDEGDRAAAVEEVDGRIVDLLSWILDTETRAKIYVYLLANPGSTSEEVATGTGLYPSTVREALAELHEEERVNREKRASKGAGNNPYEYTAIQPSELVGGVVDQVQQELNTIFTLDRLLDRHGETDPGLEGGNEPVTITVDDTEPPEPAATDASETARSESEDAVAERDADPTDEDDAAESASEPDREE, from the coding sequence ATGGCTTCAGATGACACTGACGAGCATCGGGTAGACGACGGGAGCGGCCAGCCGCATCGCGACGAACCGACCGATCCGCTCGAGGAGTCGCTCCTCGAGTCCGGCGAGGAGGGCGATTCAGCGGAGCGTCGAGACGAGGGCGATCGAGCGGCCGCCGTCGAGGAGGTCGACGGACGGATCGTCGATCTGCTCTCGTGGATCCTCGACACGGAGACCCGCGCGAAGATCTACGTCTACCTGCTGGCCAACCCGGGCAGCACCTCCGAGGAGGTCGCCACGGGGACCGGCCTCTATCCGAGCACGGTCCGAGAGGCCCTCGCGGAACTCCACGAGGAGGAGCGCGTCAACCGGGAGAAGCGCGCGAGCAAGGGCGCCGGAAACAACCCCTACGAGTACACGGCCATTCAACCGAGCGAACTCGTCGGCGGCGTCGTCGACCAGGTCCAGCAGGAACTGAACACCATCTTCACGCTCGATCGGCTCCTCGATCGCCACGGGGAGACGGACCCCGGTCTCGAGGGCGGCAACGAACCGGTGACGATCACCGTCGACGACACCGAACCGCCCGAACCCGCCGCGACCGACGCGTCCGAGACGGCGCGCTCCGAGTCCGAGGACGCCGTCGCGGAGCGCGACGCCGATCCGACCGACGAGGACGATGCCGCCGAATCGGCGTCGGAACCCGACCGCGAGGAGTGA
- a CDS encoding isocitrate lyase/PEP mutase family protein — protein MTDSGAALRERLDRGELLVCPGVHDPLTAGVADAVGFDAIYMTGYGTSLSTTGYPDAGFVTMPEMIGNAGNIQERIDVPLIADADNGYGNATNVVRTVREYIKAGVGAIHIEDQTFPKRCGHTKGRQVVPRAEAIGKIEAAADVRDDRAEDFVLIARTDARGTGDGSLDEAIGRANDFLEAGADVAFVEGPTDESELERIGRAVDGPLVYNFVGDLGSSPYVELSALDEWGFDLALFPIASTLSTIANVYADLSAFADDPVAAMRGIDDDFNDQPVGSLHEFAGFPEVVDWERRYLPDDERDKYEGSLGDNPGSE, from the coding sequence ATGACCGACTCCGGTGCCGCGCTCCGAGAACGCCTCGACCGCGGCGAGCTACTGGTCTGTCCCGGCGTCCACGACCCGCTCACCGCCGGCGTCGCCGACGCCGTCGGCTTCGACGCGATTTACATGACCGGGTACGGGACGTCGCTATCGACGACCGGCTATCCCGACGCCGGCTTCGTCACGATGCCGGAGATGATCGGCAACGCCGGGAACATCCAGGAGCGTATCGACGTTCCGCTCATCGCCGACGCGGATAACGGGTACGGGAACGCGACGAACGTCGTCCGGACGGTGCGGGAGTACATCAAGGCCGGCGTCGGCGCTATCCACATCGAAGACCAGACGTTCCCGAAGCGCTGTGGCCACACGAAAGGGCGGCAGGTCGTCCCGCGGGCGGAAGCGATCGGCAAGATCGAAGCCGCGGCCGACGTTCGAGACGATCGGGCCGAGGACTTCGTTCTCATCGCTCGAACTGACGCCCGCGGAACCGGTGACGGCTCCCTCGACGAGGCGATCGGCCGCGCCAACGATTTCCTCGAGGCCGGCGCCGACGTCGCGTTCGTCGAGGGACCCACCGACGAATCGGAACTGGAACGCATCGGTCGAGCGGTCGACGGCCCGCTCGTGTACAACTTCGTCGGCGATCTCGGCTCGTCGCCGTACGTCGAACTGTCGGCGCTCGACGAGTGGGGCTTCGACCTCGCGTTGTTCCCGATCGCGTCGACGCTGTCGACGATCGCGAACGTCTACGCGGACCTCAGTGCGTTCGCCGACGACCCCGTCGCGGCGATGCGCGGCATCGACGACGACTTCAACGACCAACCGGTCGGTAGCCTCCACGAGTTCGCCGGGTTTCCCGAGGTCGTCGACTGGGAGCGACGGTACCTCCCGGACGACGAGCGGGACAAATACGAGGGCTCGCTCGGCGACAACCCCGGATCCGAGTAG
- a CDS encoding cytochrome oxidase assembly protein: MSTNSQTSRPVVRPLIERFGFPHLLAVTLVMVAATILLGIAAKATGSGLACEANWPQCDAGPYNLLPANLPSFYEWFHRFVAMFAGFAIIGTAIAAVRLPDVDRRVAGLVVAGLVLTPIQVALGRETVTTYTMDILGLHFWTAISIFVVFTVATVLVWAPRLTATHVTGALALGAVALPAHVVLSPTVISDVTTYGPSMQMAQYGVTLVILAAVIVAAIIGRRRFDEARLTGFLSATAVLALAVAYLGRQAVNPAFDYLYAVGAGLLFVAFLAGVGLTRRASRTSRTSLSR, encoded by the coding sequence GTGTCGACCAACAGTCAGACCTCTCGTCCCGTAGTTCGTCCGCTGATCGAACGGTTCGGCTTTCCGCACCTGCTCGCGGTGACGCTCGTGATGGTCGCGGCGACGATCCTCCTCGGCATCGCCGCGAAGGCGACCGGGTCGGGGCTGGCCTGCGAGGCCAACTGGCCCCAGTGCGACGCCGGGCCGTACAACCTGCTCCCGGCGAACCTCCCGAGCTTCTACGAGTGGTTCCACCGCTTCGTCGCCATGTTCGCCGGCTTCGCGATCATCGGGACTGCCATCGCCGCCGTCCGCCTGCCGGACGTCGACCGTCGCGTCGCCGGCCTCGTCGTCGCCGGACTGGTGCTGACGCCGATTCAGGTCGCCCTCGGTCGCGAAACGGTCACGACCTACACGATGGACATTCTCGGACTCCACTTCTGGACGGCGATCTCGATCTTCGTGGTGTTCACTGTCGCGACCGTCCTCGTCTGGGCGCCGCGGCTGACGGCGACGCACGTCACCGGCGCGCTCGCGCTGGGTGCGGTCGCGCTCCCGGCTCACGTCGTGCTCAGCCCGACGGTGATCAGCGACGTCACGACGTACGGACCGTCGATGCAGATGGCCCAGTACGGCGTCACGCTCGTCATCCTCGCGGCCGTCATCGTCGCCGCGATCATCGGCCGCCGGCGGTTCGACGAGGCCCGACTGACCGGCTTCCTGAGCGCGACGGCGGTGCTCGCGCTCGCCGTCGCCTACCTCGGCCGACAGGCCGTTAACCCCGCGTTCGACTACCTCTACGCCGTCGGCGCCGGACTGCTCTTCGTCGCCTTCCTCGCGGGCGTCGGACTGACGCGTCGCGCCTCGAGGACCTCGCGAACGTCGCTGTCGCGGTAA